The DNA window TGGGAGGAGAAACTGCGAaagggctcctcctcctcttcctcctcgtcgCAGGCCAGAGGGTCGGGGTCGGGCGGGGGGCCCAGTGGCGACGGCTCCTCTCTCCGGCCCCCGCCCTCCATCTCCTTCTCCAGCTGGCTCAGCTCGGCCGAGAACTGCTCGATGGTCGAGGTGCCACCGCCGCCGTTCTCCATGGGGGCTTGGGTCAGGAGCTCCTCCACGAACGAGTCCACGCAGGGCGCTGGCTCCCAGGCTGCCGTGGCCGGAGGGGCAGGCCCGGAACCGTTCTCCACCACGGCCCCTTGCGGACACCGGCGCACCTTCTTGATGCCAGCGTCCACGTGGGCCCCGTTGAGCAGCCCGCCGGAGTCCGTGGGGTCGGGAGAggcggtggggctgggctgggcgccAGCGGGGGCCCCCTCCTCCGGCAGGCCCCGCTTTTTAGTCCGGGGGGAGGTGGGCCCGTGGCCAGGGTGGCCCCCCGGGTGGAAGGAAGTGTAGCCAAAGTGGTCGCTGTTGACCGGCAGGGAGGCGCCctggggcggggccaggctgctggggtgggggtccTCCCCGTCGTAAGGGGCAGACCACGCCCGGCAGGCCCAGGCGCAGCGGTCGATGTTGAGGCGGGCGTCCCGCAGGTACTCCAGGTAGTTTCCGTCCAGTTCCGAGACCTCCTCCCACCGGctgggagtgtggcaggggcTGCCCGTGGGGGTCCCcggggagcggggaggggggccGGAGGCCTCGTTGCTCAGGCTGGCCTGGCGCATGAAGAAAGAGATCCGGGACGGCGTGGAGGCCTTGGGGACGGTCACCACCGAAGAGGAGTCCACGCTGGGGCTGCCgtggcctggaggggagggagagcgtCAGAGGAGGAGGTCtggtgggcaggaaggaaggctgCAGAGATAACCTGGCAGGGCCCAAGAACTGTGGGGCAGGCCCCACGTTGGAGCAGGCAGACCCAGCCCCtagggcccctcccctccactacACAGGCCCCAGACTCGCCTGCTGGCAACCCAAAGCCCACCCACGACGCGTCAGCTGACCAGCTGCCCCCTTCCCCAGACCCCGAGCAGCAGCAAGGCCGTGCCTGGAGGGGCCACAGGGGGGAGCCCTTCCCCTTCATCAGGGAAAAGATCCCCTCACTCTGTTCCTCAGGGCCAGAAAGACGCCCCCAGGACCCCCCTGAAGGGAACGGACTTCTGTTCAGCTCTGCCCCCTTGGTCATCCTCCACACC is part of the Sphaerodactylus townsendi isolate TG3544 linkage group LG04, MPM_Stown_v2.3, whole genome shotgun sequence genome and encodes:
- the FHIP1B gene encoding FHF complex subunit HOOK interacting protein 1B, whose translation is MRQASLSNEASGPPPRSPGTPTGSPCHTPSRWEEVSELDGNYLEYLRDARLNIDRCAWACRAWSAPYDGEDPHPSSLAPPQGASLPVNSDHFGYTSFHPGGHPGHGPTSPRTKKRGLPEEGAPAGAQPSPTASPDPTDSGGLLNGAHVDAGIKKVRRCPQGAVVENGSGPAPPATAAWEPAPCVDSFVEELLTQAPMENGGGGTSTIEQFSAELSQLEKEMEGGGRREEPSPLGPPPDPDPLACDEEEEEEEPFRSFSSHPDGAAQPRPVDPLAQIVTSPLRTPSQPPSQPFTGPFVAVLFAKLENMLQNSLYVNFLLTGLLSQLACYPQPLLRSFLLSTNMVFQPSVKSLLQVLGFVKNKIERFAANQEDFPSLLFKAKKYLIARGKLDWSDAQNAAPSLRRSETLVKSRKPSIGELIMRHTNSPTRARQAAQLALQHMREGQMMHALAGASLFRTSAEKQSEALRVKNAVYCAVIFSEFLKELAAISQAHAVTAPFLPEPPKE